From Trueperella pecoris, a single genomic window includes:
- a CDS encoding DUF3618 domain-containing protein has product MTAVSQKKAIDYEAPKGVPDNRTAEEVEKDLQRVREELTATVNELAGKLHPDNLKKEARAYTQAKFGERKEQAMGLVADAKSGDKRALAILGTAVAVVALFVLRKILK; this is encoded by the coding sequence GTGACTGCTGTGAGCCAGAAGAAGGCCATTGATTACGAAGCACCCAAGGGAGTTCCGGACAACCGCACGGCGGAGGAAGTTGAAAAGGACCTTCAGCGTGTGCGTGAGGAGCTCACCGCCACGGTGAATGAGCTGGCAGGCAAGCTCCATCCTGACAATCTCAAGAAGGAGGCTCGCGCCTACACTCAGGCCAAGTTTGGCGAGCGCAAGGAGCAGGCCATGGGTCTGGTCGCGGACGCCAAGTCTGGCGACAAGCGCGCACTTGCCATCCTCGGCACAGCCGTGGCCGTCGTGGCGCTCTTCGTCTTGCGGAAGATCCTGAAGTAG
- a CDS encoding helix-turn-helix transcriptional regulator: protein MPQRRILKEIGITQEAEDAYFLGLRTDIRPTDPAVVDELVRAGLLQQTPFGTQLLPASTAMRQLLQQREESVTRTRGLLADLLSIENLTYKGFRFTADADEIRQWYGLVTMQATNILRIFDRPPYLDPHTLSPTMEPLVDKQVTIHTIYRRQEFASEAFLQVVRDSVAHGEVARVAEGLPFRLIVADESEALIMWTTENEPNAFLIANQKVISLLIHLFNDLWKRAFEFRSPTSTTDKIAPELHDILVLLALGLPDAAIAKRLGLSERTIGRRIKHLADTLGVESRFQIGMQAVRFGLI from the coding sequence GCCTGCGCACCGACATCCGCCCCACGGATCCCGCCGTCGTGGACGAGTTAGTCAGGGCGGGCCTGTTGCAGCAGACCCCGTTTGGCACCCAGCTCCTTCCCGCGTCCACCGCGATGCGGCAGCTTCTTCAGCAACGGGAAGAATCCGTCACCCGCACGCGCGGCCTCCTCGCCGATCTCCTCAGCATCGAAAACCTGACCTACAAGGGCTTCAGGTTCACAGCGGATGCGGACGAGATTCGCCAGTGGTACGGCCTGGTAACCATGCAGGCCACGAATATTCTGCGCATTTTTGACCGCCCACCCTACCTTGATCCGCACACGCTCTCCCCGACAATGGAGCCGCTCGTGGACAAGCAGGTCACTATCCACACGATCTACCGCCGCCAAGAATTCGCCTCCGAGGCCTTCCTTCAGGTCGTGCGCGATTCGGTGGCGCACGGCGAGGTGGCACGAGTCGCCGAGGGCCTTCCCTTCCGCCTGATCGTGGCGGACGAGTCCGAGGCGCTCATTATGTGGACCACGGAGAACGAACCCAACGCGTTCCTGATCGCCAACCAGAAGGTTATCAGCCTGCTCATCCACCTGTTCAACGATCTGTGGAAACGCGCGTTCGAATTCCGATCCCCCACCTCGACGACCGACAAGATCGCCCCCGAACTCCACGACATCCTGGTTCTCCTCGCGCTGGGCCTGCCGGATGCTGCCATCGCCAAGCGTCTAGGACTCTCCGAGCGCACGATCGGACGGCGAATCAAGCATCTCGCAGATACCCTCGGAGTCGAAAGCCGTTTCCAGATTGGCATGCAGGCGGTTCGTTTCGGCCTCATCTAA
- a CDS encoding RNB domain-containing ribonuclease gives MRQRFINPNVVPLEDVSAAIGQLAREAEVSLEYPAEAVADAEASPRDFRHLPDRRDIPLVTIDPEGSRDLDQAVYIDFSHDAVRAGIDAAPTCVVYYAIAALNMFVKPASALDDELRRRATTIYLPDRSIPLHPEVLSTDVASLLPGEDRPAYLWRFELDGRGEVTTTGLELVRVRSRAQLTYTQVQAVYDGEEQLPANVPDDLAEALARFGRLRQVLEEERGGISLNLPEQRVARDADGFHLEFRQLTDVEGWNSQLSLMTGMEAAKIMIRANIGLLRTLPPAREKDVEQLRGAALALGLVWPAELDYPAFLRELNPAHPAALAFMNEAASLFRGAGYLALPVADGQAGKPEVGADASLEHSAIAAPYAHVTAPLRRLVDRFGLETCRSVVAGEPVPTWVTTSLGELPALMSAGAHRTSKLERDAMSLVEALTLRGREGEEFDAVVVDTLKPRKDDPAGMERGRIAIFDPALEVEAVGARVPAGTKVRVRLTNEGDGPHFSVVE, from the coding sequence GTGCGTCAACGATTTATCAACCCCAATGTCGTCCCGCTCGAGGACGTCAGCGCCGCTATCGGCCAGCTCGCTCGCGAGGCCGAGGTGAGCCTGGAATACCCCGCCGAGGCCGTCGCCGACGCCGAAGCGTCACCTCGCGACTTCCGCCACCTGCCCGATCGCCGCGATATTCCGCTGGTGACGATTGACCCGGAGGGCTCGCGCGACCTTGACCAAGCCGTCTACATCGACTTTTCCCACGACGCCGTGCGCGCGGGTATCGACGCTGCTCCAACCTGCGTGGTGTATTACGCGATCGCGGCGCTGAACATGTTCGTCAAGCCCGCAAGCGCACTGGATGACGAACTTCGCCGGCGGGCCACCACAATCTACCTGCCCGACCGTTCCATCCCGCTCCACCCGGAGGTCCTTTCCACCGACGTCGCCTCGCTGCTACCCGGGGAAGACCGGCCGGCCTACCTGTGGCGCTTCGAGCTGGATGGTCGCGGCGAGGTCACCACCACAGGCCTTGAGCTGGTGCGGGTGCGCTCGCGGGCACAACTGACATACACTCAGGTCCAGGCCGTGTACGACGGCGAAGAGCAGCTACCCGCAAACGTTCCGGACGACCTGGCTGAGGCATTGGCGCGCTTTGGCCGCCTTCGGCAGGTCCTAGAGGAAGAACGCGGCGGCATCTCCCTGAACCTGCCCGAGCAGCGTGTTGCCCGCGACGCTGACGGCTTCCACCTCGAATTCCGTCAGCTTACTGACGTGGAGGGATGGAACTCTCAGCTGTCGTTGATGACCGGCATGGAGGCCGCCAAGATTATGATCCGGGCAAATATAGGTTTGTTGCGGACGCTGCCGCCCGCGCGGGAAAAAGATGTTGAGCAATTGCGTGGGGCGGCACTCGCGCTTGGGCTCGTATGGCCGGCCGAGCTCGATTATCCGGCGTTCTTGAGGGAGCTTAACCCCGCCCACCCTGCGGCTCTGGCTTTTATGAACGAGGCGGCGTCGCTGTTTAGAGGAGCCGGCTACCTTGCGCTGCCCGTTGCTGACGGCCAAGCGGGCAAACCCGAGGTTGGTGCGGACGCAAGCCTCGAGCATAGCGCTATCGCAGCCCCGTACGCCCACGTCACCGCGCCGCTGCGGCGACTGGTCGACCGCTTCGGGCTGGAGACGTGTCGAAGCGTCGTGGCTGGTGAACCTGTGCCCACGTGGGTGACGACGTCGCTCGGCGAACTACCCGCGCTGATGTCCGCGGGTGCGCACCGCACGAGCAAGTTGGAGCGAGACGCGATGAGCCTCGTCGAGGCGCTGACCTTGCGTGGCCGAGAGGGCGAGGAGTTCGACGCTGTCGTCGTGGACACCCTCAAGCCTCGCAAGGATGACCCAGCGGGCATGGAGCGCGGACGCATCGCTATCTTTGATCCCGCGTTGGAGGTGGAAGCCGTGGGTGCGCGCGTGCCGGCCGGGACGAAGGTGCGCGTGCGGCTGACGAACGAGGGGGATGGCCCGCATTTCAGCGTCGTGGAGTAG
- a CDS encoding phosphoribosylaminoimidazolesuccinocarboxamide synthase — MTAQLTIPNWTRIYTGKVHDMYQPAHTLAHSGGETAMLVASDRIAVLDRVLPSIIPGKGEILTRISTWWFRQLEDVVANHYLSDNVPHEVTGRAMIVQRLRMYPIECTVVGYMTDKAFEEYSRDGRIGGVDQPAGLALGEKLPAVLFVPALKGEVGRDDETISFERMGEIVGTEASERLREISLALYERAQKIAGQKGLVIAECKLEFGASSDYGDDEFVLADQAFTPDSATYWLDDEVGGSHPRSFGKDYVRYVVQDEAREWIRGAGSPPILPKKVVDEMASRYRFVQSVLMGE, encoded by the coding sequence GTGACGGCTCAACTCACCATTCCCAACTGGACTCGCATCTATACGGGCAAAGTCCATGACATGTACCAGCCGGCTCACACGCTTGCCCACTCGGGTGGTGAGACGGCCATGCTCGTGGCCTCCGATCGCATCGCCGTTCTTGACCGAGTCCTGCCGAGCATCATTCCGGGCAAGGGCGAGATTCTAACCCGCATCTCCACGTGGTGGTTCCGCCAGCTGGAGGACGTCGTGGCCAACCACTACCTCTCGGACAACGTGCCGCACGAGGTGACGGGCCGGGCGATGATCGTTCAGCGGCTGCGCATGTATCCGATCGAATGCACGGTTGTGGGATACATGACCGATAAGGCTTTCGAGGAGTATTCGCGCGATGGCCGCATTGGTGGCGTGGATCAGCCTGCCGGCCTGGCGCTGGGGGAGAAGCTTCCTGCGGTGTTGTTCGTTCCGGCGTTGAAGGGCGAAGTGGGGCGCGACGACGAAACGATTAGTTTCGAGCGCATGGGCGAGATCGTCGGTACGGAGGCGTCGGAGCGCCTGCGTGAAATCTCCCTCGCCCTCTACGAGCGCGCGCAGAAGATTGCCGGGCAGAAGGGCCTGGTGATCGCGGAGTGCAAGCTCGAGTTCGGCGCCTCGTCCGACTATGGCGACGACGAATTCGTGCTGGCCGACCAGGCCTTCACGCCGGACTCGGCCACCTACTGGCTTGACGACGAGGTCGGCGGGAGTCATCCGCGTTCCTTCGGCAAGGACTATGTTCGCTACGTCGTCCAGGATGAGGCCCGTGAGTGGATCCGCGGTGCTGGTTCGCCACCTATCCTGCCAAAAAAGGTCGTGGATGAGATGGCCTCGCGCTATCGCTTCGTGCAGTCGGTCCTCATGGGTGAATAA
- a CDS encoding phage holin family protein: MTDNESHIPQGPSTLSGKGPVASGGQSIGELVAKITAQFSALARDEISFAKLQAVAKVKKLGIGGALLAVAGVLALYMLGTLLLAAGYGLATVMPLWAAFLVVSGILLLIIILLAAVGLLRIRASQKHVIDPKAGLKKDIDAVKKGMN; encoded by the coding sequence GTGACTGATAACGAATCACACATCCCACAAGGTCCCTCCACGCTCTCCGGCAAGGGCCCCGTGGCCAGCGGAGGGCAATCGATTGGCGAACTCGTCGCGAAGATCACCGCCCAGTTCTCGGCGCTGGCACGTGACGAAATTTCCTTCGCCAAACTGCAGGCAGTGGCAAAGGTCAAGAAGCTCGGCATCGGAGGCGCGCTCTTGGCTGTCGCGGGGGTTCTCGCGCTCTACATGCTCGGAACGCTGCTCCTCGCGGCCGGCTACGGCCTTGCAACTGTCATGCCTCTTTGGGCGGCTTTCCTCGTCGTGTCGGGGATTTTGTTGCTCATCATCATTCTTCTCGCGGCGGTCGGACTTCTGCGGATCAGGGCTTCGCAGAAGCACGTGATTGACCCGAAGGCGGGGCTGAAGAAGGATATCGACGCGGTTAAGAAGGGAATGAACTAG
- the gdhA gene encoding NADP-specific glutamate dehydrogenase, translating into MDAQLERVYEEALKRNPTQPEFQQAVREVMESLEPLLLDRKDYQDAAILERIIEPERQIMFRVAWQDDNNKVQVNRGYRIQFNSTLGPYKGGLRFHPSVTLSVIKFLGFEQIFKNALTGQGIGGGKGGSDFDPHGKSDDEVMRFCQAFMMELSRHIGSDIDVPAGDIGVGAREIGYMFGQYKRLVHRNEAGVLTGKGIGWGGSLARTEATGYGLVMFANEMLGEIGDSLEGKTAIVSGSGNVATYAIEKLHAVGAKPVSISDSSGAVYDPDGIDVALLKEIKEVRRGRVSEYAEARPNATFHAGSKVWGIDADVALPCATQNEVDANDVRAMEMGGVKLIAEGANMPLTPGAIEVAQDSGILYAPGKAANAGGVATSALEMQQNAALQSWSFEEVEARLAAIMHNIHATSLKTAEELGQPGNYMVGANAAGFMKVADAMLQQGVI; encoded by the coding sequence ATGGATGCACAGCTTGAACGTGTCTATGAAGAGGCGCTGAAGCGTAACCCCACTCAGCCTGAGTTCCAGCAGGCAGTCCGCGAAGTCATGGAGAGCCTTGAGCCGCTCCTCCTCGACCGGAAGGACTACCAGGACGCGGCAATCCTCGAGCGCATTATTGAGCCCGAGCGTCAGATTATGTTCCGTGTGGCCTGGCAGGACGACAATAATAAGGTTCAGGTCAACCGCGGCTACCGTATCCAGTTCAACTCCACGCTGGGACCGTACAAGGGCGGCCTGCGCTTCCACCCGTCGGTGACGCTGTCCGTTATCAAGTTCCTCGGCTTCGAGCAAATCTTCAAGAACGCGTTGACCGGCCAGGGCATTGGCGGCGGCAAGGGCGGATCGGACTTCGATCCACACGGCAAGTCCGACGACGAGGTCATGCGATTCTGCCAAGCCTTCATGATGGAGCTCTCCCGCCACATTGGCTCTGACATCGACGTTCCTGCCGGTGACATCGGCGTGGGTGCACGCGAGATCGGCTACATGTTCGGCCAGTACAAGCGCCTCGTGCACCGCAACGAAGCCGGCGTGCTCACGGGCAAGGGCATCGGCTGGGGCGGTTCGCTCGCCCGCACCGAGGCAACCGGCTACGGCCTGGTCATGTTCGCCAACGAAATGCTCGGCGAGATTGGCGACTCCCTTGAGGGCAAGACCGCAATCGTCTCCGGCTCCGGAAACGTGGCCACCTACGCCATCGAGAAGCTACACGCCGTGGGCGCCAAGCCCGTCTCGATCTCGGACTCTTCCGGGGCCGTGTACGACCCGGACGGAATCGACGTTGCTCTCCTCAAAGAAATCAAGGAAGTGCGCCGCGGCCGCGTCTCCGAGTACGCCGAGGCTCGCCCGAACGCGACCTTCCATGCGGGTAGCAAGGTGTGGGGGATCGACGCCGACGTGGCACTTCCCTGCGCCACCCAGAACGAGGTGGACGCCAACGACGTGCGCGCGATGGAGATGGGCGGCGTCAAGCTCATCGCTGAAGGCGCGAACATGCCGCTGACCCCGGGTGCCATCGAGGTGGCGCAGGACTCGGGCATCCTGTATGCGCCTGGCAAGGCCGCAAACGCCGGTGGCGTGGCCACCTCTGCGCTGGAGATGCAACAGAACGCCGCCCTGCAGTCCTGGAGCTTCGAGGAGGTGGAGGCTCGCCTGGCAGCGATCATGCATAACATTCACGCAACTTCGCTCAAGACGGCCGAGGAGCTCGGCCAGCCGGGCAACTACATGGTTGGCGCTAACGCTGCCGGCTTTATGAAGGTTGCCGACGCTATGCTCCAGCAGGGCGTGATCTAA
- a CDS encoding sterol carrier family protein, whose protein sequence is MKRRIDEAQGMGLLRAYAAGCDLTVADMRTAVRFALEEFATRHPGRSVEIRIPWVGAVQAIPGPTHTRGTPPNVVEMDGPTWLDAVIGHAVDPSKISQSGVRADLGPYFPLFGDAQLRADNLEG, encoded by the coding sequence ATGAAGCGTCGTATCGATGAGGCTCAAGGGATGGGGCTGCTGCGTGCCTATGCGGCCGGTTGCGACCTGACCGTCGCCGATATGCGCACGGCCGTCCGTTTCGCGCTCGAAGAATTTGCCACTCGGCATCCGGGCCGCAGCGTCGAGATTCGCATCCCGTGGGTGGGGGCGGTCCAAGCTATCCCCGGCCCGACTCATACGCGAGGCACCCCGCCGAACGTCGTCGAGATGGATGGCCCAACGTGGCTCGACGCGGTCATTGGGCACGCGGTTGACCCATCGAAGATTTCCCAGTCGGGCGTGCGCGCCGACCTGGGCCCCTATTTCCCGCTCTTCGGCGATGCTCAGTTGCGCGCCGACAACCTCGAAGGCTGA
- a CDS encoding DUF3073 domain-containing protein, protein MGRGRQRAKQRKVARNLKYFSPETDYEALERELTGGVESKDESDDYEDYEDWDEYDPDSYEVPPATDEWDEDDWAPKR, encoded by the coding sequence ATGGGGCGCGGCCGTCAAAGAGCCAAGCAGCGTAAAGTCGCACGCAACCTGAAGTACTTCAGTCCAGAAACCGACTATGAGGCACTCGAAAGAGAACTCACCGGTGGTGTGGAGTCGAAGGACGAATCTGACGACTACGAGGATTACGAAGACTGGGACGAGTACGATCCCGATTCGTACGAGGTACCTCCGGCAACTGACGAATGGGACGAGGACGACTGGGCGCCTAAGCGCTAA
- a CDS encoding BldC family transcriptional regulator, with amino-acid sequence MDFETELMTPSEVAALFRVDPKTVARWADSGKLPSIRTLGGHRRFPRKEVLETMRRSQEPATD; translated from the coding sequence ATGGATTTCGAGACTGAGCTCATGACGCCGTCGGAGGTGGCGGCACTTTTCCGGGTTGACCCGAAGACTGTCGCGCGTTGGGCCGACAGCGGCAAGTTGCCGTCGATTCGTACTCTCGGCGGACACCGCCGCTTCCCCCGCAAGGAAGTTCTTGAGACGATGCGGCGGTCGCAGGAGCCGGCAACGGACTGA
- the betT gene encoding choline BCCT transporter BetT, which yields MQESRQTPNEFETTDPQVSENEFAPTRMATQMLKKEERAALEPVKLKAAVFFGSAVSIIAITLWTIFGAESAASVLSAATARIGQWFGWFYILLATVIVFFVLYIAMSRYGHLRLGPANSRPEFSTFAWASMLFAAGIGTDIMFFSVAEPVSQYMAPPQVAPQSIEAAEQATVWTIFHYGLTGWAMYAFMGMILGYFAYRHGSRLAVRSALEPIFGRRVNGVLGELVDVAAILGTVFGVATTLGIGVVQINVGLELIFGIKQGLPAQVALIVLAVSLATVSAVSGVAKGIRILSQLNVILAIITALWVLIGGRTSFLLNAIVMNVGDLLAMFPGMTLDTMAFSSAEDWKGWWTLFFWAWWVAWASFVGMFLARISRGRTLRQFIVGCMTVPFLYVVMWISIFGNAALDRIIHDGDLAFAEQTVKVPEFGFYSLLQDMPGSGVLMLIATFVAFLFYVTSADSGALVMANLSSDLPTPRTDAKPWLRMFWAAVTGVLTIGMLIVGGIPALQSATVIMGLPFAFVMVFAMVGFYKTVYRDVRRRESHAHSERNVIAGAGAGMTGVEASWQDRLAQVFGQVTPGQASSYIGRVVQPALETLAREMTQQGAFKAKVIRGDDDILEDVGADTLVYDRVKFMAFDGVEQFVYRIVAVDAPAVVYGGRFSEDDDRSVRLEVHTSAGGQDYDVMGYSGEAIIHDLLNHFDRHQEYLRAEQNAQRKARK from the coding sequence ATGCAAGAATCGCGCCAGACTCCCAACGAGTTTGAGACGACCGACCCGCAGGTCTCCGAAAACGAATTCGCCCCCACGCGCATGGCAACCCAGATGTTGAAAAAGGAAGAGCGTGCGGCGTTGGAGCCGGTCAAGCTCAAGGCGGCTGTCTTCTTCGGCTCGGCGGTCTCGATCATCGCGATCACGCTGTGGACGATTTTCGGGGCGGAGTCGGCGGCTAGCGTACTGAGCGCGGCCACCGCGCGGATCGGCCAATGGTTTGGGTGGTTCTACATTCTGCTGGCCACCGTGATCGTCTTCTTCGTGCTCTACATTGCGATGTCGCGTTACGGCCACCTGCGCCTCGGCCCTGCCAATTCGCGGCCGGAGTTTTCCACGTTTGCCTGGGCATCGATGCTGTTCGCGGCCGGTATCGGCACGGACATCATGTTCTTCTCGGTGGCCGAGCCGGTCTCCCAATACATGGCGCCGCCACAGGTCGCACCGCAGTCGATTGAGGCTGCCGAGCAGGCCACGGTGTGGACCATCTTCCACTACGGCCTGACAGGTTGGGCGATGTATGCCTTCATGGGTATGATCCTAGGCTACTTCGCCTATCGTCACGGCAGTAGGCTTGCCGTCCGCTCCGCCCTCGAACCGATCTTCGGCAGGCGCGTCAACGGCGTTCTGGGGGAGTTGGTGGACGTTGCGGCGATCCTCGGAACAGTCTTCGGCGTGGCGACGACGCTCGGCATCGGCGTCGTGCAAATCAACGTGGGATTGGAGCTCATCTTCGGAATCAAGCAGGGCCTGCCCGCCCAGGTGGCGCTCATCGTGCTGGCGGTCTCGCTCGCCACGGTGTCGGCGGTATCCGGCGTAGCCAAGGGCATCCGCATTCTCTCCCAGCTCAACGTGATCCTGGCGATCATCACGGCGTTGTGGGTGCTGATCGGCGGGCGTACGTCGTTCCTGTTGAATGCGATCGTCATGAACGTCGGCGATCTGCTGGCCATGTTCCCCGGCATGACCCTCGACACGATGGCCTTCTCCAGCGCGGAAGATTGGAAGGGCTGGTGGACCCTGTTCTTCTGGGCGTGGTGGGTGGCCTGGGCTTCGTTCGTGGGCATGTTCCTCGCCCGCATTTCGCGCGGCCGCACGCTGCGACAGTTCATCGTCGGTTGTATGACGGTGCCGTTCCTGTACGTCGTGATGTGGATTTCTATCTTCGGCAACGCCGCGCTTGACCGTATTATTCACGACGGCGACCTGGCGTTTGCCGAGCAGACCGTCAAGGTTCCCGAGTTCGGCTTTTATTCTTTGCTTCAAGACATGCCAGGCTCAGGTGTGCTGATGCTCATCGCGACCTTCGTTGCCTTCCTCTTCTATGTCACCAGCGCCGATTCAGGGGCGCTGGTCATGGCGAACCTCTCCAGCGATCTTCCCACCCCGCGCACCGATGCCAAACCGTGGTTGCGTATGTTCTGGGCCGCCGTGACCGGGGTGCTCACGATCGGCATGCTGATCGTGGGTGGCATTCCCGCGTTGCAGTCGGCGACGGTCATTATGGGCCTTCCTTTCGCTTTCGTCATGGTGTTCGCGATGGTTGGGTTCTATAAGACGGTCTACCGTGATGTGCGGCGCCGCGAGAGCCACGCCCATTCGGAACGCAACGTGATCGCGGGCGCGGGTGCAGGCATGACGGGCGTGGAGGCCTCTTGGCAAGATCGCCTCGCGCAGGTATTCGGGCAGGTCACCCCGGGGCAGGCGAGCAGCTACATCGGGCGCGTGGTCCAGCCGGCCCTCGAGACCCTCGCGCGCGAGATGACGCAACAGGGGGCTTTCAAGGCCAAGGTCATTCGGGGCGACGACGACATCCTTGAGGACGTCGGCGCCGACACGCTGGTCTACGATCGGGTGAAGTTCATGGCGTTCGACGGCGTGGAGCAGTTCGTCTACCGCATTGTGGCAGTGGATGCCCCCGCTGTGGTCTATGGTGGACGCTTCTCCGAAGACGACGACCGGTCGGTTCGCTTGGAGGTGCACACCTCCGCGGGCGGACAAGACTACGACGTCATGGGCTATTCGGGTGAGGCGATCATCCACGACCTTCTCAACCACTTTGACCGCCACCAAGAATATCTACGTGCAGAGCAGAACGCCCAGAGGAAGGCGCGCAAGTAA
- a CDS encoding phosphoenolpyruvate carboxykinase (GTP) has translation MTETAFNVEDVRAGAPEFAPNDLVEWVTEVANITLPKDIYWADGSEEEWDRLTTEMVESGMFTRLNPEKRPNSFLARSLPSDVARVESRTFICSEKEEDAGPTNHWADPKEMKETLIGSEGVFRGAMRGRTMYVIPFSMGPLGGPISQLGIELTDSPYVVVNMRIMTRMGTEALKLIGEGKVWVPAVHSVGYPLVDAEGNERPDTAWPCNDEKYITHFPETNEIWSYGSGYGGNALLGKKCFALRIASTMAKRDGWMAEHMLILRFTNEETGKQYHVTAAFPSACGKTNLAMLQPTIPGWKVETIGDDIAWLRPGPDGRLYAINPEAGFFGVAPGTSYKTNPMAMDTARANSIFTNVALTDDGDVWWEGIDGETPEHLIDWHGNDWTPESGTVAAHANSRFTVPAAQCPIICPDWEAPEGVAIDAILFGGRRATNVPLVAEQKEPAHGVFIGASVASEVTAAATDVKAGSLRHDPFAMLPFCGYNMADYWGHWIEMQKELGDKFPRVFQVNWFRKDEEGHFMWPGFGDNSRVLDWVIRRVAGEVDAIDGMTGNYPYKKDFNLEGLDEITDEVWDKLFATDPEAWATEIDSTEEYFAQFGDKVPAAIVDQLDKFRQRIAAAKEA, from the coding sequence ATGACAGAAACCGCGTTCAATGTTGAGGACGTCCGTGCAGGCGCACCGGAATTTGCGCCGAACGATCTCGTTGAGTGGGTAACCGAGGTTGCCAACATTACTCTGCCGAAGGATATTTACTGGGCAGATGGCTCCGAGGAGGAGTGGGATCGTCTTACCACTGAGATGGTCGAGTCGGGCATGTTCACCCGCCTCAACCCGGAGAAGCGTCCGAATTCGTTCCTCGCGCGCTCGCTCCCGTCCGACGTGGCTCGTGTTGAGTCCCGTACCTTCATCTGCTCCGAGAAGGAAGAGGATGCTGGTCCGACCAATCACTGGGCCGATCCGAAGGAGATGAAGGAGACCCTCATCGGTTCCGAGGGCGTCTTCCGTGGCGCAATGCGTGGCCGCACGATGTACGTCATTCCGTTCTCGATGGGCCCGCTTGGCGGCCCGATCTCCCAGCTCGGCATCGAGCTGACCGATTCGCCCTACGTTGTTGTCAACATGCGAATCATGACCCGCATGGGTACTGAGGCTCTGAAGCTCATTGGTGAGGGTAAGGTTTGGGTTCCGGCTGTTCACTCGGTGGGTTACCCGCTGGTTGACGCCGAGGGCAACGAGCGCCCCGACACCGCTTGGCCGTGCAACGACGAGAAGTACATTACCCACTTCCCGGAGACCAACGAGATCTGGTCCTACGGCTCTGGCTACGGCGGCAATGCGCTGCTGGGCAAGAAGTGCTTCGCTCTTCGCATCGCTTCGACGATGGCTAAGCGCGATGGCTGGATGGCTGAGCACATGCTCATCCTCCGCTTTACCAACGAGGAGACCGGCAAGCAGTACCACGTGACCGCCGCGTTCCCGTCGGCATGTGGCAAGACGAACCTCGCCATGCTCCAGCCCACCATCCCGGGCTGGAAGGTCGAGACCATTGGTGATGACATCGCTTGGCTGCGTCCGGGCCCGGATGGTCGCCTGTACGCCATCAACCCCGAGGCTGGCTTCTTCGGCGTCGCACCGGGTACGTCCTACAAGACCAACCCGATGGCTATGGACACCGCTCGCGCGAACTCCATCTTCACCAACGTTGCACTCACCGATGACGGCGACGTCTGGTGGGAGGGCATCGACGGCGAGACCCCGGAGCACCTCATCGATTGGCACGGCAACGATTGGACGCCGGAGTCCGGCACCGTCGCCGCTCACGCCAACTCGCGCTTCACGGTTCCGGCCGCACAGTGCCCGATCATCTGCCCCGATTGGGAAGCGCCGGAGGGCGTCGCTATTGACGCCATCCTGTTCGGCGGCCGCCGCGCCACCAACGTCCCGCTCGTGGCTGAGCAGAAGGAGCCGGCTCACGGCGTCTTCATCGGCGCTTCGGTCGCTTCCGAGGTCACCGCTGCTGCGACCGACGTCAAGGCCGGCTCGCTGCGCCACGACCCGTTCGCTATGCTCCCCTTCTGCGGCTACAACATGGCCGACTACTGGGGTCACTGGATCGAGATGCAGAAGGAGCTTGGCGACAAGTTCCCGCGTGTCTTCCAGGTCAACTGGTTCCGCAAGGACGAAGAGGGTCACTTCATGTGGCCGGGCTTCGGCGACAACTCCCGTGTCCTCGACTGGGTTATCCGCCGCGTTGCCGGCGAGGTCGATGCTATTGACGGCATGACCGGTAACTACCCCTACAAGAAGGACTTCAACCTTGAGGGTCTCGATGAGATCACCGATGAGGTCTGGGACAAGCTGTTCGCTACCGATCCGGAAGCATGGGCTACTGAGATTGACTCCACCGAGGAGTACTTCGCACAGTTCGGCGACAAGGTTCCGGCCGCTATCGTCGACCAGCTCGATAAGTTCCGTCAGCGCATCGCCGCTGCCAAGGAAGCCTAA
- a CDS encoding TetR/AcrR family transcriptional regulator, translating to MVSVAASKEDRRNTRWEEHRNERRRELIESAITAVKKYGYDTSMDQIAAESKTSKSILYKYFGDKEGLQYAIGQHTINSLIDEIGHKSLSSGGGVLPGYLGCRRR from the coding sequence GTGGTGTCTGTGGCGGCAAGCAAGGAAGACAGGCGAAACACGCGGTGGGAAGAGCACCGCAACGAACGGCGTCGTGAACTCATCGAATCGGCGATCACCGCGGTGAAGAAGTACGGCTACGACACGTCGATGGACCAGATCGCCGCCGAATCCAAGACCTCGAAGTCGATCCTTTACAAGTATTTCGGGGACAAGGAAGGCTTGCAATACGCCATTGGGCAACACACCATCAACAGCTTGATAGACGAAATTGGGCATAAGTCTCTTTCTAGCGGGGGGGGGGTGCTTCCGGGATACCTTGGGTGCCGTCGTCGCTAA